From one Brachyspira aalborgi genomic stretch:
- a CDS encoding glycosyltransferase family 2 protein yields MPLISIIVPVYNTEKYLRRCLDSLVNQTFNDIEIIIVNDC; encoded by the coding sequence ATGCCGTTAATATCGATTATAGTTCCCGTTTATAATACGGAAAAATATTTAAGAAGATGTTTAGATAGTTTAGTCAATCAAACTTTTAACGATATAGAAATTATAATTGTTAATGATTGC